A window from Pseudooceanicola algae encodes these proteins:
- a CDS encoding DUF5928 domain-containing protein, whose amino-acid sequence MARIAFILLCHKDPEGIIEQAQRLTAVGDYMAIHFDARAKPADYLKIRAALKDNSKVVFSHRRAKCGWGEWSLVQATLYAVQAAVAAFPRATHFYMLSGDCMVIKSAEYAHDFLDRDEVDYIESFDFFSSGWIKTGIKDDRLVYRHFLNERKHKFWFYKSLQLQRKMGLTRQIPEDLQVQIGSQWWCLRRRTIEAILDFCDQRPDVMRFFRTTWIPDETFFQTLVRHLVPTPEIRSRTLTFLLFTDYGIPVTFYNDHYDLLLGQDFLFARKISPAAHEVKRRLGLLYAAKGVDFPISNEGATLFHFLSGRGRVGRRFASRFWEKESSLGRERELLIIICKKWHVAKRLADQIRQKTNIPTLEYLFHEEAADLPDLGGIQSTLEKRTRHRRALMRMLFDYYQTDRMVICMDPSGIDLLEDFCGDRAQTLLLDVECEFSDDYLIGHAKRVGLAGEQTTQDTLDRLLPTIRHDITFEADRIRDSEFENHHRIRESQSSTENAPVLADFLSTGTSTAQEILALDHLFTD is encoded by the coding sequence ATGGCAAGGATTGCATTCATACTTCTCTGTCACAAGGACCCGGAAGGGATCATCGAGCAAGCCCAACGGCTGACTGCCGTGGGCGATTACATGGCGATCCATTTCGATGCCCGCGCCAAGCCTGCCGATTATCTGAAAATTCGCGCGGCCCTGAAGGACAATTCCAAAGTCGTCTTCTCGCACCGGCGGGCAAAATGCGGTTGGGGCGAATGGTCTCTGGTGCAGGCGACCCTTTATGCGGTCCAGGCGGCCGTTGCCGCGTTCCCTCGCGCGACCCATTTCTACATGTTGTCGGGCGATTGCATGGTGATCAAGTCGGCCGAATATGCCCATGATTTCCTTGATCGGGACGAGGTCGATTATATCGAAAGCTTCGATTTCTTCTCTTCGGGGTGGATCAAGACCGGTATCAAGGACGACCGTCTTGTCTACCGGCACTTCCTGAACGAACGGAAGCACAAGTTCTGGTTCTACAAGTCCCTCCAGTTGCAGCGCAAAATGGGTCTGACGCGCCAGATTCCCGAGGATCTGCAAGTCCAGATCGGCTCGCAATGGTGGTGCCTGCGGCGGCGCACCATCGAGGCGATCCTGGATTTCTGCGATCAGCGCCCGGACGTGATGCGCTTTTTCCGCACCACCTGGATTCCGGACGAGACCTTCTTTCAGACCCTGGTCCGCCATCTGGTCCCGACACCTGAAATCCGGTCCCGCACCCTGACCTTCCTGCTGTTCACCGATTACGGCATCCCGGTGACCTTCTATAATGACCACTATGATCTGCTGCTCGGGCAGGATTTCCTCTTCGCGCGCAAGATTTCACCCGCCGCGCATGAGGTGAAGCGCCGCCTCGGTCTGCTCTATGCGGCCAAGGGGGTGGATTTTCCGATCTCCAACGAAGGCGCCACCCTGTTCCATTTCCTGTCGGGGCGTGGTCGTGTCGGGCGCCGTTTTGCCTCGCGCTTCTGGGAAAAGGAAAGCTCTCTGGGGCGCGAGCGCGAGCTCCTGATCATCATCTGCAAGAAATGGCATGTCGCAAAGCGCCTGGCCGATCAGATCCGTCAAAAGACCAATATCCCGACGCTCGAATACCTGTTTCATGAAGAGGCCGCCGATCTGCCCGATCTGGGCGGCATCCAGTCGACGCTGGAAAAACGGACCCGGCACCGACGGGCGTTGATGCGGATGCTGTTCGATTATTACCAGACCGACCGAATGGTGATCTGCATGGATCCGTCGGGCATCGACCTGCTTGAGGACTTCTGCGGCGACCGTGCACAGACCCTGCTGCTGGACGTGGAGTGCGAATTCAGCGACGACTACCTGATCGGACACGCCAAACGTGTCGGCCTTGCGGGGGAACAGACGACGCAGGATACGCTCGACCGGCTGTTGCCGACGATCCGCCACGACATCACCTTCGAAGCCGACCGGATTCGCGACAGCGAATTCGAAAATCACCACCGGATTCGGGAAAGCCAGTCCAGCACCGAAAATGCGCCGGTCCTGGCGGATTTCCTGTCGACCGGCACAAGCACGGCGCAGG